In Streptomyces sp. NBC_01717, one DNA window encodes the following:
- a CDS encoding LacI family DNA-binding transcriptional regulator yields the protein MTEEQQDSRRRPTISDVATRAGVSKGAVSRTFNGGKGISPGTMARIRAAAAELNWTPSTAARAVGGGPAHAVGMVLRRPTELLELDPFFPAFLSGAESALTSVGYAAVLRFVDDSHTERECYEQMVGERRVDGFLLTDLRHRDPRFEWLSQLGTRAVVAGSPGRTCPFPWVSTGGADQVRELTRHLIAQGHRNIAHVSGLPSLRHARSRRQLWEDTLVEAGLQPGPVVTGDFTTEGGAQATRELLDRSPRPTAIFYANDLMAIAGLSVLSENGVKVPEEMAVAGFDDISLASYVTPALTTVRCDYRRMGQIAAHTLLAQLRNEDVAPQITIGGELRLRRSTGA from the coding sequence GTGACCGAAGAGCAGCAGGACTCACGTCGGCGGCCGACGATCTCCGATGTCGCCACTCGTGCCGGGGTGTCCAAAGGCGCCGTGTCCCGGACGTTCAACGGGGGCAAGGGCATCAGCCCAGGCACCATGGCCAGGATTCGGGCCGCTGCCGCCGAACTCAACTGGACGCCGAGCACTGCGGCCCGCGCCGTCGGTGGTGGCCCCGCGCACGCCGTGGGGATGGTGCTCCGCCGGCCCACGGAACTCCTCGAACTCGACCCGTTCTTCCCCGCGTTCCTGTCCGGTGCGGAGAGCGCGCTCACCTCGGTGGGGTACGCGGCGGTGCTGCGGTTCGTCGACGACTCCCACACCGAGCGCGAGTGCTACGAACAGATGGTCGGAGAACGCCGAGTCGACGGATTCCTGCTGACCGACCTGCGCCACCGCGACCCCCGCTTCGAGTGGCTCAGCCAGCTGGGCACCCGGGCGGTGGTCGCCGGATCACCCGGCCGAACCTGTCCGTTCCCCTGGGTCAGCACCGGCGGCGCCGACCAGGTCCGCGAACTGACCCGCCACCTCATCGCCCAGGGCCACCGGAACATCGCCCATGTTTCGGGACTCCCGAGCCTGCGCCACGCCCGGAGCCGCCGTCAGCTGTGGGAGGACACCCTGGTGGAAGCGGGGCTCCAGCCCGGTCCCGTGGTGACGGGCGACTTCACCACCGAAGGCGGTGCGCAGGCCACCCGCGAACTGCTCGACAGGTCACCGCGCCCCACGGCGATCTTCTACGCCAACGACCTCATGGCCATCGCCGGGCTGTCCGTCCTTTCGGAGAACGGAGTGAAGGTCCCCGAGGAGATGGCCGTGGCCGGGTTCGACGACATCAGCCTGGCCAGCTACGTAACCCCCGCCCTGACCACGGTCCGCTGCGACTACCGCCGGATGGGGCAGATCGCCGCGCACACGCTGCTGGCGCAACTGCGGAACGAGGACGTGGCACCCCAGATCACCATCGGCGGCGAACTGCGGCTGCGGCGCTCCACCGGCGCGTGA